One Thauera sp. K11 DNA window includes the following coding sequences:
- the rplD gene encoding 50S ribosomal protein L4, with product MELKLLNDQGQPASTLQASDALFGREYNEALVHQVVTAYLANARSGNRKQKGRSEVAKSTRKPFRQKGTGNARAGMASSPLWRGGGKIFPNTPDENFSQKVNRKMYRAGVAAILSQLAREDRLAVVDSFSVEAPKTRLLSQKLKGMGLDSVLVITDEMDENLFLSSRNLHQILVLEVQEADPVSLVRFPKVIVTKGALAKMEEVWQ from the coding sequence ATGGAACTGAAACTCTTGAATGACCAGGGTCAGCCCGCGTCGACGCTGCAGGCGTCGGATGCGCTGTTTGGCCGTGAGTACAACGAAGCGCTCGTGCATCAGGTCGTGACCGCCTATCTGGCGAATGCGCGCTCGGGCAATCGCAAGCAGAAGGGGCGCTCGGAAGTCGCCAAGTCGACGCGCAAGCCGTTCCGCCAGAAGGGTACGGGCAATGCGCGTGCCGGTATGGCCTCGAGCCCGCTGTGGCGCGGGGGCGGCAAGATCTTCCCGAATACGCCGGACGAGAATTTCTCGCAGAAGGTCAATCGCAAGATGTACCGCGCCGGCGTTGCCGCGATCCTGTCGCAGCTCGCGCGCGAGGATCGTCTGGCGGTGGTCGACAGCTTCAGCGTCGAGGCGCCGAAGACCCGTCTGCTGTCGCAAAAGCTGAAGGGCATGGGCCTGGATTCCGTTCTCGTCATCACCGACGAGATGGACGAGAACCTGTTCCTGTCCTCGCGCAATCTGCACCAGATCCTGGTGCTCGAGGTTCAGGAGGCCGATCCGGTGTCGCTGGTTCGCTTCCCGAAGGTGATCGTCACCAAGGGTGCGCTGGCGAAGATGGAGGAGGTGTGGCAATGA
- the rplC gene encoding 50S ribosomal protein L3: MSLGLVGRKVGMTRIFAEDGRSIPVTVLDVSDNRVSQIKTPETDGYAAVQVAFGKRRASRITKPVAGHLAKAAVEPARGLKEFRVEAGQLASLKAGDVVGADLFQVGQKVDVTGVTIGKGFSGPIKRHNFSSNRASHGNSISHNSPGSIGMAQDPGRVFPGKRMAGQYGNVQRTTQGLEIVRVDSERQLLLVKGAVPGSKGGDVVVRPAIKA, encoded by the coding sequence ATGAGTCTAGGCCTTGTTGGGCGCAAGGTCGGCATGACTCGCATCTTCGCCGAGGATGGCAGGTCCATCCCGGTGACGGTGCTTGACGTGTCCGACAATCGCGTTTCCCAGATCAAGACGCCTGAAACCGACGGCTATGCCGCGGTTCAGGTGGCATTCGGCAAGCGCCGTGCCAGCCGCATCACCAAGCCCGTGGCGGGGCATCTCGCCAAGGCCGCCGTCGAACCGGCGCGCGGGCTGAAGGAGTTCCGCGTCGAGGCCGGGCAACTGGCTTCGCTCAAGGCGGGCGACGTCGTCGGTGCCGACCTCTTCCAGGTCGGGCAGAAGGTCGACGTCACCGGCGTGACGATCGGCAAGGGCTTCTCCGGCCCGATCAAGCGCCACAACTTCTCGTCGAACCGTGCCTCGCACGGTAACTCGATTTCCCACAACTCCCCGGGCTCCATCGGCATGGCGCAGGACCCGGGTCGAGTGTTCCCGGGCAAGCGCATGGCCGGCCAGTACGGCAACGTGCAGCGCACCACCCAGGGGCTGGAAATCGTTCGCGTCGATTCCGAGCGTCAGTTGCTGCTGGTCAAGGGTGCTGTGCCGGGGTCCAAGGGTGGCGACGTCGTCGTCCGTCCTGCGATCAAGGCGTAA
- the rpsJ gene encoding 30S ribosomal protein S10 translates to MQNQKIRIRLKAFDYRLIDQSALEIVDTAKRTGAVVRGPVPLPTRIERFDLLRSPHVNKASRDQMEIRTHQRLMDIIDPTDKTVDALMKLDLPAGVDVEIKLQ, encoded by the coding sequence ATGCAAAACCAGAAAATCCGCATCCGCCTCAAGGCGTTCGACTATCGCCTGATCGACCAGTCCGCGCTCGAGATCGTCGACACGGCCAAGCGTACCGGCGCCGTCGTCCGTGGCCCGGTGCCGCTGCCGACGCGGATCGAGCGCTTCGATCTGCTGCGCTCGCCGCACGTCAACAAGGCGTCGCGCGACCAGATGGAGATCCGCACCCACCAGCGTCTGATGGACATCATCGATCCGACCGACAAGACGGTCGATGCGCTGATGAAGCTGGACCTCCCGGCGGGCGTGGATGTCGAGATCAAGCTCCAGTAA
- the tuf gene encoding elongation factor Tu encodes MAKGKFERTKPHVNVGTIGHVDHGKTTLTAAITTILSKKFGGEAKAYDQIDAAPEEKARGITINTAHVEYETATRHYAHVDCPGHADYVKNMITGAAQMDGAILVCSAADGPMPQTREHILLARQVGVPYIIVFLNKCDMVDDEELLELVEMEVRELLSKYDFPGDDIPIVKGSALKALEGDQSDIGEPAILRLAEALDSYIPTPERAIDRPFLLPIEDVFSISGRGTVVTGRVERGVVKVGEEIEIVGIKPTVKTICTGVEMFRKLLDQGQAGDNVGVLLRGTKREDVERGQVLAKPGSITPHTHFTGEVYVLSKEEGGRHTPFFNNYRPQFYFRTTDVTGSIALPEGTEMVMPGDNVSITVKLIAPIAMEEGLRFAIREGGRTVGAGVVAKIIE; translated from the coding sequence ATGGCAAAGGGCAAGTTCGAACGTACGAAGCCGCACGTAAACGTTGGTACGATCGGTCACGTTGACCACGGCAAGACGACGCTGACGGCGGCGATCACGACGATCCTGTCGAAGAAGTTCGGCGGCGAAGCCAAGGCCTACGACCAGATCGACGCGGCGCCGGAAGAGAAGGCGCGCGGGATCACGATCAACACGGCGCACGTGGAGTACGAGACGGCGACGCGCCACTACGCGCACGTGGATTGCCCGGGCCACGCCGACTACGTGAAGAACATGATCACGGGCGCGGCGCAGATGGACGGTGCGATCCTGGTGTGTTCGGCCGCTGACGGCCCGATGCCGCAGACCCGCGAGCACATCCTGCTGGCCCGTCAGGTTGGCGTGCCGTACATCATCGTCTTCCTGAACAAGTGCGACATGGTCGACGACGAGGAACTGCTCGAGCTGGTCGAGATGGAAGTGCGCGAGCTGCTTTCCAAGTACGACTTCCCGGGCGACGACATTCCCATCGTCAAGGGCTCGGCGCTGAAGGCGCTCGAAGGCGACCAGTCGGACATCGGCGAGCCGGCGATCCTGCGCCTGGCCGAGGCGCTGGACAGCTACATCCCGACGCCGGAGCGCGCCATCGACAGGCCGTTCCTGCTGCCGATCGAAGACGTGTTCTCGATCTCGGGCCGCGGCACCGTGGTGACCGGCCGTGTCGAACGCGGCGTGGTCAAGGTCGGCGAGGAAATCGAAATCGTCGGCATCAAGCCGACGGTCAAGACCATCTGCACGGGCGTGGAAATGTTCCGCAAGCTGCTGGACCAGGGCCAGGCGGGCGACAACGTGGGCGTGCTGCTGCGCGGCACCAAGCGTGAAGACGTCGAGCGCGGGCAGGTGCTGGCCAAGCCGGGTTCGATCACGCCGCACACGCACTTCACCGGCGAGGTGTATGTGCTGTCGAAGGAAGAGGGCGGCCGTCATACGCCGTTCTTCAACAACTACCGTCCGCAGTTCTACTTCCGCACGACGGACGTGACCGGTTCGATCGCGCTGCCCGAGGGCACCGAGATGGTGATGCCGGGCGACAACGTGTCGATCACGGTGAAGCTGATCGCGCCGATCGCGATGGAAGAAGGTCTGCGCTTCGCGATCCGCGAAGGCGGCCGCACCGTCGGTGCCGGCGTCGTCGCCAAGATCATCGAGTAA